One Spiribacter halobius DNA segment encodes these proteins:
- a CDS encoding TIGR04282 family arsenosugar biosynthesis glycosyltransferase gives MSARVLVFAKAPVPGRVKTRLARRLGRRAAAGLYRGMLAQTVAMAAEARVAPVELWVTPRRHPALDAMARRHGLVQRVQPPGDLGQRMERASRYVLGRGGPVVIIGGDCTGLTARHLAAAMAALAAGRDAVFAPAPDGGYTLVGLARPAPALFRAVPWGTSAVLAETLQRVRRARLDVALLSAADDLDNLADLRRYRRQRGTALLWRGPG, from the coding sequence ATGAGCGCCCGGGTGCTCGTGTTCGCCAAGGCGCCTGTGCCGGGGCGGGTGAAGACGCGCCTGGCACGGCGCCTGGGGCGTCGTGCCGCCGCTGGCCTGTACCGGGGCATGCTTGCGCAGACGGTGGCCATGGCGGCGGAGGCTCGCGTGGCGCCGGTGGAGCTCTGGGTGACCCCGCGGCGGCATCCGGCGCTGGATGCCATGGCCCGGCGGCACGGGCTCGTCCAGCGCGTGCAGCCGCCCGGTGATCTCGGGCAGCGCATGGAGCGGGCCAGCCGATACGTGCTCGGGCGGGGCGGGCCGGTGGTGATCATTGGTGGCGACTGCACCGGGCTGACCGCCAGGCATCTGGCAGCGGCCATGGCGGCGCTGGCGGCCGGACGTGATGCGGTGTTCGCGCCGGCGCCGGATGGCGGGTACACGCTGGTGGGCCTCGCCCGGCCGGCGCCGGCGCTGTTCCGGGCAGTGCCATGGGGAACCAGCGCGGTGCTCGCGGAGACGCTCCAGCGGGTCCGCCGGGCGCGGCTTGACGTCGCACTGCTCTCTGCGGCGGACGATCTCGATAACCTGGCAGACTTGCGGCGCTATCGGCGGCAGCGCGGAACGGCGCTGCTGTGGCGCGGACCTGGGTAG
- a CDS encoding RSP_7527 family protein yields the protein MPDRDNTGAPLPDADPEPEEQLDAFTVEQEARRLRAQTLRQLFLSLFRRRRDARPLPAQPTRATATAAVDEEQRKAA from the coding sequence ATGCCCGATCGTGACAACACCGGCGCCCCCTTGCCGGACGCCGACCCCGAACCCGAAGAGCAGCTCGACGCGTTCACCGTGGAACAGGAGGCCCGCCGGCTCCGCGCCCAGACTCTGCGGCAGCTTTTCCTGAGCCTGTTCCGCCGCCGTCGCGACGCGCGCCCCTTGCCCGCGCAGCCGACCCGGGCCACGGCGACCGCCGCGGTGGATGAGGAGCAGCGCAAGGCCGCCTGA
- a CDS encoding PQQ-dependent sugar dehydrogenase has protein sequence MISRNTSMALGALVALTMGQGLPLAANADAPDLEATTVVDGLENPWDMAFLADGTLFFTEKCKGLSVRLPSGDINALLGMEGTEGYAHTADDLFCHGQAGMNGVAMDPEFEDNRFVYVYSASQQTTPHKNRVIRLRVNEDFTDVSDRTDIVDDIPYKQNETNHPFGDAGAHNGGRIRFNPGDGYLYVTTGDNHNAEVPQSPTLLGGKVLRIDRDGNAAPENDPPEGFDDRIYTYGHRNVQGISFHPETHRPFITEHGPWHSDELMALENGGNSGWDPKPNVGGRGDCPDDYCGYMPNQMEGMDPAERREFMPMTDTERFPDAMRPAWNNDGLSQGISSAQFLSGSQWGDWENRLVVGFMGIGFGGTPVGQRLDVVDVADDAMSVDVTTMALPMPAGRFRSVVQGPEGDLWVAVDEGRIHRISPN, from the coding sequence ATGATCAGTCGCAACACCAGTATGGCGCTCGGTGCGCTTGTGGCCCTGACGATGGGCCAGGGCCTGCCGCTGGCTGCGAATGCCGATGCCCCGGACCTGGAGGCCACCACGGTCGTCGACGGGCTCGAGAATCCCTGGGATATGGCCTTCCTGGCGGACGGCACGTTGTTCTTCACCGAGAAGTGCAAGGGGCTCTCGGTCCGTCTGCCCTCCGGTGACATTAACGCCCTGCTCGGCATGGAAGGCACCGAGGGCTACGCCCACACGGCGGATGACCTCTTCTGCCACGGCCAGGCGGGCATGAACGGCGTCGCCATGGACCCGGAGTTCGAGGACAACCGCTTCGTCTACGTCTACTCGGCGTCGCAGCAGACGACGCCCCACAAGAACCGCGTCATCCGGCTGCGGGTCAACGAGGATTTCACCGACGTCTCGGACCGTACCGACATCGTAGATGACATCCCCTACAAGCAGAACGAGACCAATCATCCCTTCGGCGACGCCGGGGCCCACAACGGCGGACGCATCCGCTTCAATCCGGGTGACGGCTACCTGTACGTGACCACCGGCGACAACCACAACGCCGAGGTACCGCAGAGCCCGACGCTGCTCGGCGGCAAGGTGCTGCGCATTGACCGCGACGGCAACGCCGCGCCGGAGAACGACCCGCCCGAGGGGTTCGACGACCGTATCTACACCTACGGCCACCGCAACGTGCAGGGCATCAGCTTCCACCCGGAGACCCATCGTCCGTTCATCACCGAGCACGGCCCGTGGCATTCCGACGAGCTGATGGCGCTGGAGAACGGCGGCAACAGCGGCTGGGATCCGAAGCCCAACGTTGGCGGCCGCGGCGACTGCCCCGATGACTACTGCGGCTACATGCCCAACCAGATGGAGGGCATGGATCCGGCGGAGCGCAGGGAGTTCATGCCGATGACGGACACCGAGCGCTTCCCCGACGCCATGCGCCCGGCCTGGAACAACGACGGCCTCTCCCAGGGCATCTCTTCGGCGCAGTTCCTGAGCGGCTCGCAGTGGGGTGACTGGGAAAACCGGCTGGTGGTCGGCTTCATGGGCATCGGCTTCGGCGGTACGCCGGTGGGACAGCGCCTGGATGTGGTCGACGTTGCGGACGACGCCATGTCCGTGGACGTGACCACCATGGCCCTGCCCATGCCGGCCGGTCGCTTCCGCTCCGTGGTCCAGGGCCCGGAGGGCGACCTCTGGGTAGCCGTCGACGAGGGCCGGATCCACCGCATCTCGCCCAACTGA
- the glgC gene encoding glucose-1-phosphate adenylyltransferase — MFLERNPRFVSRLTRDTLAIILAGGRGGRLANLTDWRTKPAVPFGGKFRLIDFPLSNCINSGIRRIEVITQYKAHSLIQHIQRGWGFLRGEFGEFIEVVPAQQRLDKPLWFAGTADAVHQNIDIIQAHDPRYVLVLAGDHVYKMDYGTMIARHVESGADMTVGCVQMPLERARAFGVMSVAEDGHVRGFSEKPDEPEPAPGAPGQALVSMGIYVFDRDFLFEKLRADAENIDSSRDFGRDVIPAAIAADRVMAYPFADPRTGEQPYWRDVGTVDAFYEANLELIGQAPELDIYDEAWPIWTYQAQLPPAKFIHDEEDLRGVAIDSMVSGGDLIEGAEVRHSLLFSQVHVRPRARVSDAVILPGVVIGEGCRIRRCVIDEGCRIPPGTVIGEDSAADRERFLVSESGVALVTAEMLGQAVPHVR; from the coding sequence ATGTTCCTGGAGCGCAATCCCCGCTTCGTCAGCCGCCTGACCCGCGACACCCTGGCCATTATCCTTGCCGGTGGGCGGGGTGGCCGGCTCGCCAACCTGACGGACTGGCGCACCAAGCCCGCGGTGCCCTTCGGCGGCAAGTTCCGGCTGATCGACTTTCCGCTGTCCAACTGCATCAACTCTGGCATCCGCCGCATCGAGGTGATTACCCAGTACAAGGCCCACTCGCTGATCCAGCACATTCAGCGCGGCTGGGGCTTTCTGCGTGGCGAGTTCGGCGAGTTCATCGAGGTGGTGCCGGCGCAGCAGCGGCTGGACAAGCCGCTCTGGTTCGCCGGCACGGCGGACGCGGTGCACCAGAACATCGACATCATCCAGGCGCATGACCCGCGCTACGTGCTCGTGCTCGCCGGCGACCATGTCTACAAGATGGACTACGGCACCATGATCGCCCGGCACGTGGAGAGCGGGGCGGACATGACCGTGGGTTGCGTGCAGATGCCGCTGGAGCGGGCGCGGGCGTTCGGCGTGATGAGCGTGGCCGAGGACGGCCACGTCCGCGGCTTCAGCGAGAAGCCGGACGAGCCGGAGCCGGCGCCGGGGGCGCCCGGGCAGGCGCTGGTGTCCATGGGCATCTACGTCTTTGACCGGGACTTCCTGTTCGAGAAGCTGCGGGCGGATGCCGAGAACATCGACTCCTCGCGCGACTTCGGCCGCGACGTCATCCCGGCCGCCATCGCTGCGGACCGGGTCATGGCCTATCCCTTCGCCGACCCGCGCACCGGCGAGCAGCCCTACTGGCGGGACGTGGGCACCGTGGACGCCTTCTACGAGGCCAACCTGGAGCTCATCGGCCAGGCCCCGGAGCTGGATATCTACGACGAGGCCTGGCCCATATGGACCTACCAGGCGCAGCTGCCGCCGGCCAAGTTCATCCACGACGAGGAGGATCTGCGCGGCGTCGCTATTGATTCCATGGTCTCCGGCGGCGATCTCATCGAGGGCGCGGAGGTGCGCCACTCGCTGCTGTTCTCCCAGGTGCACGTGCGCCCGCGCGCCCGTGTCTCGGACGCCGTGATCCTGCCGGGGGTGGTGATCGGCGAGGGCTGCCGCATCCGCCGCTGCGTCATCGACGAGGGCTGCCGCATCCCGCCGGGGACGGTTATCGGCGAGGACAGCGCCGCCGACCGCGAGCGCTTTCTCGTCTCGGAGAGCGGGGTTGCGCTGGTGACCGCGGAGATGCTCGGCCAGGCCGTTCCCCACGTACGCTGA
- a CDS encoding TIGR04283 family arsenosugar biosynthesis glycosyltransferase: MRLRLSVIVPVLNEASGIAATLGALAPARAAGDEVLVVDGGSHDGTPELAAPLADRVLVAEPGRARQMNAGAVAARGDVLWFVHGDTRVPPEAPEIVRGALLSGRAWGRFDVAIAGRARTLRVIAWCMNRRSCLTGIATGDQALFVRRRAFEAVGGFPDQPLMEDIALSRSLRRRFGWPACPHGPVVTSGRRWEQGGVWRTILLMWRLRLRYWLGADPETLARLYRQVRERP, encoded by the coding sequence TTGCGACTGCGCCTCAGCGTCATCGTGCCCGTGCTCAACGAGGCGAGCGGCATCGCTGCGACGCTGGGCGCCCTCGCGCCGGCGCGGGCGGCGGGGGACGAGGTGCTGGTGGTGGACGGCGGCAGCCACGACGGCACCCCGGAGCTGGCGGCGCCGCTGGCCGATCGCGTGCTGGTCGCGGAACCCGGGCGGGCGCGGCAGATGAATGCCGGGGCGGTCGCGGCGAGGGGGGATGTGCTCTGGTTTGTCCACGGCGACACGCGCGTGCCGCCGGAGGCCCCGGAGATCGTCCGCGGGGCGCTGCTCTCGGGGCGGGCCTGGGGCCGATTCGACGTCGCCATTGCCGGTCGGGCGCGGACGCTGCGCGTCATCGCCTGGTGCATGAACCGGCGCTCCTGCCTGACCGGCATCGCCACCGGCGACCAGGCCCTGTTCGTCCGCCGCCGGGCGTTCGAGGCGGTGGGGGGCTTCCCGGACCAGCCGCTGATGGAGGACATCGCGCTGTCGCGGAGCCTGCGCCGCCGCTTCGGCTGGCCGGCCTGCCCGCACGGCCCGGTGGTGACGTCGGGGCGCCGCTGGGAGCAGGGCGGTGTGTGGCGCACCATCCTGCTCATGTGGCGCCTGCGCCTGCGCTACTGGCTGGGGGCGGACCCGGAGACACTTGCCCGGCTCTACCGGCAGGTGCGGGAGCGACCATGA
- a CDS encoding entericidin A/B family lipoprotein, which translates to MQNRSFRWLPALLVALTMLGLTACNTMEGLGKDIQSAGRALEGKADESDGDESGSGE; encoded by the coding sequence ATGCAGAACCGTTCATTCCGCTGGCTGCCGGCCCTGCTGGTGGCGCTGACGATGCTCGGCCTTACGGCCTGCAACACCATGGAAGGGCTCGGCAAGGATATCCAGAGCGCGGGTCGCGCACTGGAAGGCAAGGCCGACGAGTCCGACGGCGACGAGTCGGGGAGCGGGGAGTAG